From a single Corynebacterium kroppenstedtii DSM 44385 genomic region:
- the dapA gene encoding 4-hydroxy-tetrahydrodipicolinate synthase, whose amino-acid sequence MSTGIATRAGAETFGTIAVAMVTPFDSDGHVDISAGVSLAKHLIDQGCDSLVLAGTTGESPTTTVEEKLRLLKAVKQEVGDSARIIAGSGTNNTATSIELSRASAEAAADGLLVVTPYYSKPSQEGIYQHFTAVADAVNVPVMIYDIPSRSVIPVAKETLARLSEHPRIAAVKDAKGNLAEALELMQSTELAWYSGDDPINLPWLSVGATGLISVVGHIAAPVLRRMYDAYDSGDLPEAQRLSASLSPLYHAQARLGGVSFAKAALHLQGINVGEPRLPQISPSPSQLDELADDMRKAGVL is encoded by the coding sequence ATGAGCACTGGTATTGCAACACGGGCCGGCGCCGAAACTTTCGGAACTATTGCCGTAGCAATGGTGACGCCCTTCGATAGCGACGGTCACGTCGATATATCCGCAGGGGTGTCGTTGGCTAAGCACCTCATTGATCAAGGGTGTGATTCCCTGGTTCTCGCTGGGACTACAGGCGAGTCCCCGACGACGACCGTCGAAGAGAAGTTGCGGTTGCTCAAGGCTGTTAAACAAGAGGTGGGAGATTCCGCCCGTATTATCGCGGGGTCGGGAACAAACAATACGGCGACGAGTATCGAGTTATCCCGCGCATCAGCAGAGGCTGCCGCGGATGGACTCCTCGTTGTGACTCCGTACTATTCGAAGCCAAGTCAAGAGGGCATTTATCAGCACTTTACGGCTGTTGCCGACGCTGTGAACGTGCCCGTCATGATTTATGACATCCCATCGCGTAGTGTTATTCCGGTTGCGAAGGAGACGCTGGCTCGCTTGTCCGAGCACCCGCGTATTGCAGCTGTTAAGGATGCGAAAGGGAATCTCGCAGAGGCCTTAGAGCTTATGCAGTCCACTGAATTGGCCTGGTATTCCGGAGACGATCCCATCAACCTTCCATGGTTGTCGGTTGGTGCAACGGGCCTTATCTCTGTCGTCGGACACATTGCTGCTCCTGTGCTGAGGAGAATGTACGACGCGTATGATTCCGGAGATCTCCCTGAAGCTCAGCGTTTATCAGCATCGTTGTCCCCGCTCTATCATGCGCAAGCACGACTCGGCGGGGTAAGTTTTGCCAAAGCAGCTCTGCACTTGCAGGGCATTAATGTAGGAGAACCTCGTTTGCCTCAAATTTCCCCCAGTCCGTCACAGCTCGACGAACTTGCTGATGATATGCGAAAGGCTGGTGTTCTGTAG
- the thyX gene encoding FAD-dependent thymidylate synthase, whose product MATPKPCEVSLIAHTSFTLPTGMDLGFIKDSSDADSLVEFAGRACYETWDRPNPHTASNEAYIRHIMEVGHTALLEHPTATFYIRGLSRGCAHEFMRHRHLSFSQLSQRFTPDDDIDVVVPAEIAKDKQLTDLFLEACDVARDTFSELLSSLEKKTPGGASRRVNALLRQKQARQAARAILPSATETRLVATGNFRTWRHFIGMRATENADQEIRHLAIAILKELQSVAPHAFGDFSVTELSDGNEVATSPFVSES is encoded by the coding sequence ATGGCAACACCTAAGCCATGTGAAGTGTCTCTTATTGCCCACACGTCTTTTACTCTCCCCACGGGGATGGACTTGGGCTTTATTAAAGACTCTTCCGATGCGGATTCATTAGTCGAGTTTGCGGGCCGCGCCTGCTATGAAACATGGGATCGCCCCAACCCCCATACAGCGTCGAATGAAGCCTATATTCGGCACATTATGGAGGTAGGGCATACCGCTCTCCTTGAACATCCGACGGCGACGTTTTATATCCGGGGGCTGTCCCGGGGGTGTGCCCATGAATTTATGCGGCACCGTCACTTGTCGTTTTCTCAGCTCTCACAGCGCTTCACGCCGGATGATGACATTGATGTCGTTGTCCCCGCAGAAATTGCGAAAGACAAACAGTTAACAGATTTGTTCCTCGAAGCGTGTGATGTGGCCAGAGATACCTTTTCGGAGCTACTGAGCAGCCTCGAGAAAAAGACTCCGGGTGGGGCGTCGAGACGTGTGAATGCCCTGTTGCGTCAGAAGCAAGCGCGGCAAGCAGCGCGGGCGATTTTGCCGTCGGCAACCGAAACTCGGTTGGTGGCCACGGGAAATTTTCGGACGTGGCGTCACTTTATCGGGATGAGAGCGACGGAAAATGCGGATCAAGAGATCCGGCACTTAGCTATTGCGATCTTGAAAGAGCTTCAGTCGGTGGCTCCTCATGCTTTCGGTGATTTTTCTGTGACCGAGCTCAGCGACGGGAATGAGGTCGCAACAAGCCCGTTTGTTAGTGAAAGCTAG
- the dapB gene encoding 4-hydroxy-tetrahydrodipicolinate reductase, translating into MTSPLKVGVIGASGNVGQTLVAALKGESDLELVAAVDHDDSLDTLVDSGAEIAIDFTSPSAVMDNVKFLIDHGIHAVVGTTGWTDDRYDQVREWLKDSPKTGVLVAPNFAISAVLTEKLAEIAAPYFDSAEVVEMHHPGKKDAPSGTAIHTAQTIAQSRDKAGCGDQPDATEQALDGARGASVDGIPVHAIRMKGAVAHEAVIFGSQGQSLTIRQDSYDRTSFVPGVFLGVRKVPEHPGLTIGLDSFLGL; encoded by the coding sequence ATGACTTCACCACTCAAAGTCGGTGTCATCGGTGCTTCGGGGAATGTAGGACAAACACTCGTTGCGGCATTGAAGGGGGAGTCAGACCTTGAACTCGTTGCTGCGGTGGACCACGACGATTCCTTGGATACGTTGGTTGATTCTGGTGCAGAAATCGCCATCGATTTCACGTCACCCTCAGCTGTGATGGATAACGTTAAATTCCTCATTGACCATGGAATTCACGCAGTCGTCGGAACGACGGGATGGACTGATGATCGTTATGACCAGGTCCGTGAATGGCTCAAGGATTCGCCCAAGACAGGTGTCTTAGTTGCTCCGAACTTTGCTATTTCCGCGGTATTAACGGAGAAATTAGCGGAAATAGCTGCGCCATATTTCGACTCTGCCGAAGTAGTAGAGATGCACCACCCAGGCAAGAAGGACGCGCCGTCGGGCACTGCTATTCACACGGCACAAACAATTGCTCAGTCGAGGGACAAGGCTGGGTGTGGCGATCAGCCGGATGCTACCGAGCAAGCACTTGACGGAGCTCGTGGAGCGTCGGTAGATGGAATTCCTGTCCACGCCATCAGGATGAAAGGTGCCGTTGCGCACGAAGCAGTTATCTTCGGCTCCCAGGGGCAGAGCTTGACGATCCGTCAAGATTCTTACGATCGCACCTCATTTGTTCCCGGTGTTTTCCTGGGAGTGCGCAAAGTGCCTGAACACCCAGGCTTAACCATCGGTTTGGATTCTTTCTTGGGGCTGTAA